One window of Natrinema sp. SYSU A 869 genomic DNA carries:
- a CDS encoding IS6 family transposase, with protein MMLADLLSECYAAEFDEAWERERTATPVRVFAVRLHATGCSLRETQAILRLIGVERTHQAIWYWVHRLADSVPDPPSASPSRVAIDETAVKINGDWYWVYAAIDLDSRLILDVAVFGRRGTDPAAAFLHKLTEKHDLSNTVFLVDGYGYLTALSRLGLSGQLDYVDRNLIEKWFHTLKMRIDRFHNSWVGSRASVRDWLEQFAHYYNTQRPHQSLNGQTPAEVLN; from the coding sequence ATGATGCTCGCAGACCTGCTCAGCGAGTGCTACGCGGCGGAATTTGATGAAGCTTGGGAGCGTGAGCGGACGGCGACGCCCGTCAGGGTGTTCGCCGTCCGACTCCACGCGACCGGTTGTTCTCTCCGAGAGACACAAGCAATTCTTCGCTTGATTGGCGTAGAACGCACTCATCAAGCAATCTGGTACTGGGTGCATCGGCTGGCTGACAGCGTCCCAGACCCGCCGTCGGCTTCGCCGTCGCGGGTCGCTATTGATGAAACCGCTGTCAAGATTAACGGCGACTGGTATTGGGTGTACGCTGCAATCGACCTAGACTCACGGCTTATTCTTGATGTTGCAGTGTTTGGACGGCGGGGAACCGATCCAGCCGCTGCGTTCCTGCATAAATTGACCGAGAAACACGATCTCTCCAACACTGTGTTTCTCGTCGATGGCTACGGCTATCTGACTGCCCTCTCTCGATTGGGGTTGAGCGGTCAGCTCGACTATGTCGATCGAAACCTGATCGAAAAGTGGTTTCATACCTTAAAGATGAGAATTGACCGCTTCCACAACTCATGGGTGGGCAGTCGAGCGAGCGTCAGAGACTGGCTTGAACAGTTCGCACACTATTACAATACACAACGACCGCACCAATCACTCAACGGACAGACGCCAGCGGAGGTACTAAACTAG
- a CDS encoding CPBP family intramembrane glutamic endopeptidase — MSDGVAFLIVGATLIVVMAILWWWLDPREWTAAFPFRSPSATEVGWALAFVPLGFVTVQFVTAAMAPLGFNFTGPNYDLTDPVIAAGVLVGPLLLAPIFEEALVRGLLLGSLLDRGLSPTAAGLVTILVFAIPHIWLGVAGVVGLAAWAVFPTILRFRFNNLTGAALLHFLNNVIAYVVLVTFSF, encoded by the coding sequence GTGTCGGACGGTGTTGCGTTTCTCATAGTTGGAGCCACACTGATCGTCGTGATGGCGATCCTGTGGTGGTGGCTCGACCCTCGAGAGTGGACGGCTGCGTTCCCGTTTCGGTCCCCAAGCGCGACCGAAGTCGGGTGGGCACTCGCGTTCGTCCCCCTCGGATTCGTCACGGTCCAGTTCGTGACGGCGGCAATGGCCCCACTCGGATTCAATTTTACAGGGCCGAACTACGACCTGACAGACCCGGTGATTGCAGCGGGCGTGCTCGTCGGCCCGCTGCTCCTTGCACCCATCTTCGAAGAAGCGCTCGTCCGGGGATTGCTCCTCGGATCGCTGCTCGACAGGGGGCTGTCGCCCACCGCCGCTGGCCTCGTGACAATCCTCGTGTTCGCAATTCCACATATCTGGCTCGGTGTTGCAGGAGTGGTCGGATTGGCCGCGTGGGCAGTCTTCCCGACGATCCTCCGTTTCCGGTTCAACAACCTCACTGGCGCGGCCCTCCTTCACTTCCTCAACAACGTCATTGCATACGTCGTTCTGGTCACGTTCTCCTTCTGA
- a CDS encoding ArdC-like ssDNA-binding domain-containing protein — MTTNDCSPVSFDDSDTRREEMHSTMEAWVEDPVDEVDDAVSSEQFQEWLDVQSCFHDYSYRNTLLITRQCPNATRVAGYRTWQTEFDRHVKEGENAIWIWAPIIAKQCPECENSPSYHDQSDCEYDETAPEEWSKGLVGFRPAPVFDISQTEGEPLPELETDASGDADELLPVLLEVASSLDVDVEVVSPTEWTHGDAKGICQYRSPAERSLVEVRNRENSAALAVTLVHEYAHARLHDDVTDEINRSKHELEAERVGYIVGRYFGLDTSGSAFYLAAWEGDEPAAIFDRLERISSTAAEIITVVDEEMVNE; from the coding sequence ATGACTACGAACGACTGTTCGCCGGTGTCCTTCGATGATTCGGACACCAGACGTGAGGAGATGCACAGTACGATGGAAGCCTGGGTCGAAGACCCCGTCGACGAGGTTGATGACGCAGTCTCAAGTGAGCAGTTCCAAGAGTGGCTCGATGTCCAGAGTTGCTTTCACGATTACTCCTACCGAAATACGCTGCTGATTACTCGCCAGTGTCCGAACGCGACTCGTGTCGCCGGTTATCGGACGTGGCAAACCGAATTCGACCGCCATGTGAAGGAGGGCGAAAACGCGATCTGGATCTGGGCACCGATCATCGCAAAGCAGTGCCCCGAGTGTGAAAACTCGCCGTCGTACCACGATCAAAGCGACTGCGAATACGACGAGACAGCACCCGAAGAGTGGTCGAAAGGACTCGTGGGCTTCCGGCCAGCGCCCGTCTTCGATATTTCCCAAACTGAGGGAGAGCCACTCCCCGAACTCGAGACCGATGCGAGTGGAGATGCCGACGAACTGCTCCCAGTGCTTCTCGAGGTGGCCTCATCACTCGACGTAGATGTAGAGGTCGTCTCCCCAACGGAGTGGACTCACGGCGACGCCAAAGGCATCTGTCAGTATCGCTCTCCTGCAGAACGATCACTGGTCGAGGTCCGAAATCGTGAGAACAGCGCAGCTCTCGCTGTGACACTCGTCCACGAATACGCCCACGCGCGCTTGCACGATGACGTCACCGACGAGATTAACCGCTCGAAACACGAACTCGAGGCCGAGAGAGTCGGTTATATCGTCGGGCGGTACTTCGGGCTGGATACGAGCGGGTCGGCGTTCTATCTGGCCGCGTGGGAGGGCGACGAACCAGCGGCAATCTTCGACCGACTCGAACGGATCAGTTCGACAGCGGCAGAGATCATCACTGTCGTCGACGAGGAGATGGTGAATGAGTGA
- a CDS encoding orc1/cdc6 family replication initiation protein: protein MGLEPFTPDSTIFQDENVLRDGYQPDTLIERDEELKAYQSALRPVVNGAQPKNLFLYGQTGVGKTLATRMVLERLKSDLKPMSNVELETIFLNCKSLTSSYQVSAHLVNKFRSPDDQIKTTGYPSGMINQMLWSAITELDTTHCLIVLDEVDSIGNDDDILYQVPRSNDNGHVEETQVGVIGISNDFTFRDNLSARVKDSLCDEEILFSPYNANELRRILEQRADSAFRDGVLDDGVIELTAAFAGQSSGSARQALRRLYKAGDLARDEESGTVTEDHIRAADEAVERDKVHEELVSVPAQSKLTLFALLILEAEDELPAKRSAIYGRYQMAARKIGADVRTDRTVHDRLSQLTLKGFLDVEEKNKGPKGGSYYQYEFSIRPDLVEEALREDSRMNGLFE from the coding sequence ATGGGACTTGAGCCGTTCACACCTGATTCAACAATCTTTCAGGATGAAAACGTCCTCCGAGATGGCTACCAGCCAGATACGTTGATCGAGCGAGATGAGGAACTCAAGGCATATCAATCAGCACTGCGTCCCGTTGTCAACGGCGCACAACCGAAAAATCTCTTTCTCTATGGACAAACGGGCGTGGGAAAAACATTAGCGACTCGCATGGTTCTCGAACGGCTCAAATCAGACCTCAAGCCGATGTCCAACGTTGAGCTTGAAACAATTTTCTTGAACTGTAAGTCACTCACGTCAAGTTATCAAGTATCCGCTCATCTGGTCAACAAATTTCGGTCTCCAGACGACCAGATCAAGACGACCGGATATCCATCAGGGATGATCAATCAGATGTTGTGGTCGGCAATCACTGAACTCGATACAACACACTGCTTGATCGTCCTTGATGAAGTGGATTCAATCGGGAACGACGACGATATTCTCTACCAGGTTCCTCGATCGAACGATAACGGTCACGTCGAGGAAACACAGGTCGGTGTCATTGGCATTTCAAACGATTTTACCTTCCGAGATAATCTTTCTGCGCGGGTCAAAGATTCACTCTGCGACGAGGAAATACTGTTTTCACCCTACAACGCGAATGAGCTACGACGAATTCTCGAGCAACGTGCAGATAGTGCATTTCGTGATGGTGTCCTCGATGACGGCGTCATTGAATTAACTGCAGCGTTTGCTGGCCAGAGTAGTGGCTCTGCACGACAGGCACTCCGTCGGTTATACAAAGCAGGTGATCTTGCTCGAGACGAAGAATCTGGTACTGTCACAGAAGACCATATTCGTGCCGCTGACGAGGCGGTCGAGCGTGACAAGGTTCACGAAGAACTGGTCAGTGTACCTGCACAGTCAAAACTCACTCTCTTTGCGTTATTGATACTTGAGGCGGAAGACGAGTTGCCGGCAAAACGGTCTGCGATATACGGACGGTATCAGATGGCCGCTCGGAAGATCGGTGCCGATGTGCGAACCGATCGAACGGTTCACGATCGGCTCTCGCAATTGACGCTCAAGGGCTTCTTGGACGTTGAAGAAAAGAACAAGGGGCCAAAGGGCGGCTCATACTACCAATATGAGTTCAGTATCAGGCCCGACCTCGTAGAAGAGGCATTACGTGAGGATTCGCGTATGAATGGATTATTTGAATAG
- a CDS encoding TRAM domain-containing protein: MVKIPNSLRSLFSAPIEEQDGTYIIEVPSSEVDHEALSANETYRVAILESPASTESSMQQGPQQPPSQETVSRAPSEPPVDEGEVRDVTIETVGDQGDGIAKVERGYVVIVPGSQPGDEPTVEIEQVQENVAFAGIVDSDPRAL; encoded by the coding sequence ATGGTCAAGATCCCTAATTCCCTTCGCTCTCTGTTCAGCGCTCCAATCGAAGAGCAAGATGGGACGTACATTATTGAAGTTCCTTCGAGTGAAGTCGATCATGAAGCGTTGTCAGCTAACGAAACGTATCGCGTAGCGATTCTTGAGTCTCCTGCCTCGACAGAGTCATCGATGCAACAGGGGCCACAGCAACCGCCTTCTCAGGAGACCGTGAGTCGCGCCCCGTCAGAACCCCCTGTCGATGAAGGCGAAGTGCGTGATGTAACAATTGAGACTGTCGGCGATCAGGGCGACGGTATTGCAAAAGTCGAACGTGGCTACGTCGTGATTGTCCCCGGTTCCCAACCCGGTGACGAGCCGACCGTCGAAATCGAGCAGGTTCAGGAGAACGTCGCGTTTGCGGGCATCGTCGATAGCGATCCGCGAGCACTCTAA
- a CDS encoding helix-turn-helix domain-containing protein: MSSPDSELAIYECSTCGELRLSDGEARCCDGPMDTIETTVPTELPDVEEIMHDVFDISPTELEVCRQVMAAGETTIGELTETIDRDQSVVNRHLNHLVDLGVVAKTSRVLPEGGRVNVYSPRSEEAVRRQLKLGLYAWCLDAIELLEEVNEEKIAMMAESADNDESGSGRSMVDRLLARGDTS, encoded by the coding sequence ATGTCATCACCTGACAGTGAACTGGCCATCTATGAGTGTTCGACCTGTGGCGAACTTCGACTGAGCGACGGAGAAGCGAGATGTTGCGACGGACCGATGGATACCATCGAAACGACAGTCCCTACTGAATTACCGGATGTCGAGGAGATCATGCACGACGTATTCGATATCTCGCCGACCGAACTCGAGGTCTGTCGACAGGTGATGGCTGCCGGTGAAACAACCATCGGAGAACTCACTGAGACAATCGATCGCGATCAAAGCGTCGTCAATCGCCACCTGAATCACCTCGTCGATCTCGGCGTCGTCGCGAAGACATCGCGCGTACTTCCCGAAGGTGGCCGCGTCAACGTCTATTCACCGCGTTCTGAGGAGGCGGTCCGACGCCAGCTCAAGCTCGGACTGTACGCGTGGTGTCTTGATGCAATCGAACTGCTCGAGGAAGTGAACGAGGAAAAGATCGCAATGATGGCCGAGAGCGCAGACAACGACGAAAGCGGCTCCGGTCGATCGATGGTCGATCGATTACTCGCTCGGGGCGACACCTCGTGA
- a CDS encoding PadR family transcriptional regulator, giving the protein MYDLTGFQRDLLYTIAGQEEPHGLAIKEELEDYYEKEIHHGRLYPNLDEIVDKGLVEKGELDRRTNYYTITARGRRELEARREWEDQYVGESLSESE; this is encoded by the coding sequence ATGTACGATCTCACTGGTTTCCAGCGTGATCTGCTGTACACGATTGCTGGGCAGGAGGAACCGCACGGACTCGCAATCAAAGAGGAACTCGAGGACTACTACGAGAAAGAGATCCATCACGGGCGGCTCTATCCGAACCTCGATGAAATCGTCGACAAAGGCCTCGTCGAGAAAGGCGAACTCGACCGCCGAACGAATTATTACACGATCACCGCTCGTGGCCGCCGTGAACTCGAGGCTCGACGGGAGTGGGAAGACCAGTACGTTGGCGAGTCACTCTCAGAATCTGAGTGA
- a CDS encoding TetR/AcrR family transcriptional regulator, whose protein sequence is MPTFTDAKRERVRESLRDAGREFFGRYGIDKTAISELTESAGIGKGTFYQFYDSKEELYIDVIKQFLEEYIPRLLSNSFEAYDDPEKAIKAYLEESMDELNSNPFLRQVFLEDDVDQLLEQYSDDELSEGHERSVEFFLPYIEQWYDEGEVTGPDPETIAHALRLVTRLEFSKEQVGRERYPAVRETLISAVAAGITDGTDESQHTVDPHE, encoded by the coding sequence ATGCCGACCTTCACTGATGCGAAGCGCGAGCGAGTCCGCGAGTCGCTCCGTGACGCCGGACGCGAGTTCTTCGGTCGCTATGGTATCGACAAGACCGCAATCTCGGAACTCACCGAGTCGGCAGGAATCGGCAAAGGCACGTTCTACCAGTTCTACGATTCGAAAGAAGAACTCTATATAGATGTTATTAAACAATTCCTAGAAGAGTACATTCCTCGCTTGCTGAGCAATTCCTTCGAAGCGTACGACGACCCAGAAAAGGCGATTAAAGCGTATCTCGAAGAGTCGATGGATGAACTCAACTCCAATCCATTTCTCCGGCAGGTTTTTCTCGAAGATGACGTCGATCAACTGCTTGAGCAATACTCTGACGATGAACTTAGCGAGGGCCACGAGCGGTCAGTCGAATTCTTCCTGCCGTATATCGAACAGTGGTATGACGAGGGTGAAGTTACCGGCCCCGATCCCGAGACGATTGCCCATGCGCTTCGGCTGGTCACTCGCCTCGAATTCTCGAAGGAGCAGGTTGGCCGAGAGCGATACCCCGCTGTCCGGGAGACGCTCATCTCCGCCGTCGCGGCTGGGATAACAGACGGAACCGACGAATCACAGCACACGGTGGACCCTCATGAATGA
- a CDS encoding PEP-utilizing enzyme, which translates to MDAPPVLTSEGEAPSADIEREDVPDDALVGTGVSGGIVEGPARVVHDPAEETIEKDEILIAPSSDPGWTPLFLNAAGIVVEVGGRLSHGALVAREYGLPGVVSVAEATQRIETGDHIRVDGTRGTVELLDRSKQSAAIEDLGGSDEEGP; encoded by the coding sequence ATGGATGCACCACCAGTGTTGACGAGCGAAGGTGAAGCGCCGAGCGCGGACATCGAGCGTGAAGATGTCCCGGACGACGCACTCGTCGGAACTGGCGTGTCAGGTGGTATCGTCGAAGGACCGGCACGAGTCGTGCACGATCCCGCAGAAGAGACGATCGAGAAAGACGAGATACTCATCGCTCCGTCGTCCGATCCCGGTTGGACGCCGCTGTTCCTGAACGCAGCAGGCATCGTCGTCGAGGTGGGGGGTCGGCTGAGTCACGGTGCGCTCGTTGCACGTGAATACGGACTTCCAGGCGTGGTGTCGGTAGCCGAAGCGACACAACGCATCGAGACGGGCGACCACATTCGGGTTGACGGTACCCGTGGCACCGTCGAACTCCTTGATCGGTCTAAACAATCGGCAGCTATTGAAGATCTCGGGGGCAGTGATGAAGAGGGGCCGTGA